Part of the Osmerus eperlanus chromosome 22, fOsmEpe2.1, whole genome shotgun sequence genome, acagacaaacaccagCCGCAGAACAGATGCAGAGTGACTCCGGCGAATTCTTCCGTCTCTGTGTGACATTggaatgaaggggggggggggggggcgggggtggggaggCTGATGGATGGTAAGCCTGTGTATCTTAATGAATGTGGCCCAGTACAAAGAAGAGTGGTTTTGAATGAGTCTTCGATCCGTACCGACCGTGTGTACAGATACAGCAGGCGGACGGTCGGCCCACTCGCGGGGATGTTGTCGTGCGTCCGCACGCAGTACACAACTCCGTTCTCCCTTTAGTAAGTCGCCACCTGAGCTGAACAATCTTATCGCTGCACTTCCAGGCCCAGAAGCGCGAAGGGGACTCCTGAGGGCTTCGCTAAACGTGGAGGCAGGCCTGCGGTGGAGTGAATGCCAGGCTGTGCCATGTACCTCGCCGTGCGGAAAGCCGAGGCATAGATAACAAACGAGAGGCTCACTGTGCCAGAGAAACTCGGGATGGAATTAGGAAAGCCATCCTGGTATAATCAGagaagtgagggagaggagggaggacaggtgtgTCAGGGGGGGCTGGCTTTTATCACACAACCAGGCACATTACAGAGCCTGGGCCTAGCAAGGCCTTTCAACTGGTTGGCAAATTCGAGGAATGGCGGCAACGATCGCGATGATAAAATGGCATTCCACTGTTCTGTCGTCGCAGAGGCACTTGACATTTCCGTTGACATTTGAGCCCCTTTGAATCTGCTTGAAATTGTTGCGTTTCATCTCAGCGTAATGCTACACTTTAGAAAGCCCATCTTATCTCCAAGATTATGCAGCAGTATTATACAGAGGTATTATTCAGTGCTAATAGTGCATGTAGATACTTCACAAATTAttacaaaaaaattacaaaatgcATCACATCACACATAAGGAGGATTTGGCCCACTCACTAAAGGAATACTTCAGAATATGCAAATTCCCAAAGAAGAATTAGGGCTTAACAGATTTGACTCACTCAAACAATGACACACGCCTCTTTTCCCAGGATGCAACTGTCCGTCAGAGTGTGAGATTAAGGCTCTGGGTTGTGACAATGTGTTAAATGAAAGAGGACAATAAGACACATCTTTCATTACTGGGATATGACTATAAATGTTTTTTATATTGTGTCCCAAGAATGATTAAAGCCTGTGAAAgggaggggccgggggggggggggggtaaaaggcCAGGCATTGCCCCCTATAGATTAATTTCCTTCACTGCAATTCCAAATATATGCCATTGGTTACATTTCACAGTATGGTTTGAATCCATAAAACACCCGAAATACAAACAAACATGGATGCTGTATCTTTCCAACCAAACACCACAACAATTTAACTAACAACAATCAAGCCACTAAAAAGCCAACAGGGATAGGGTATCATTTTTGTCCTAATGATTCAATGAGAACCCTAAACTGAAGGGTATGCTCTGTAGAAGCAATGCCATGGGACACTAAGTCTGGTAGACCGACAGATGTCCCAGTATTGATCCACAGCTgccgtggaggagggaggtgtcaGTATTGTCAAAGGGGAAAGAAAGGGTGGAGGCTTGGGAGGGTGCTCTGTGTAGCCCTATGCTCCAAAACCCTTCTGTCCCATCAGTGGCCTGGGGCCATTTTGAAGACGTGTTACCTAGAAATGTCAAACCAGTCAATGACTCTAACCACAAGGCCCTGTAACCATCTGTTAAACTTACTCACTACTATGCtcctaatttacatttacatttagtcatttagcagatgctcttatccagagcgacgtacagtacagggacattcccccgaggcaagtagggtgaagtgcacagcgaggaatcgaaccggcaaccttctgtttactagcccgattcctttaccgctcagccacctgactccctggtttCTAGTTTAAAGTACACATTCACTTAAATCATACTACAATCTCCGACTTGGCCGTCTTTCTTCTCCAAGGCACTGTGATATATGGCTGCACTGGGAGTTGGATCCTGGTGGATTTTGCGGTGCATTGGGGCATGTCTTGACTTGCATGGATgggttgggtgggggtgggggttgggagcAGGGGTCAGCACAGTTCCTCCTATCTAGATTCAATCTCGGTTCTGAAAGCGGCCCGTCCGTAACTGGAGTCACCGTTCTGTAGAGGATCGCTCCGACTGTAGCCTTATCAGCGGGGCCAGtccactctcctccaccttggccTCTAACCAGCGGCTCACAGCCCAATCACACTTCACAGGACTCGGCTAATAGAAAAATAAATTGGGGCGGCCAATTCCAATACAATGTGCCACGAGAAGAGAAATAACTCCTCCTGCCTCTGATATCATAGCGACAAAACACTCATATCGGGTTAATAAAAATCTATGGGATTATCACTGAACTCATCCTGTTTAGAAGATGCAAGGTCAGCGTTTCTCCAACTCGCCCATCAGGACAGGCAATATGGCCGTCTCCCCATgaacacgctgacacacacacacacacacagtcctcctgtcATACTACTCCACCAACTCTGCCCCGCAACAGGCGGAGCAATTCTCCCCATTTCGCGCCTATGCGGTGCATATCGAAGAAAGGAAAAGCAGCAACACAGGAGCAGAGTGTCAGAATAGCTGAAGTCCCAAAATAAATGTTGCCCGAGACCTGCCATTGCCTCAAATTCGACTACATGTAGGGCAATAAAGCTAAGTTAGACCTTCCAATGGCGATGCAGCGTTACAGGGTGAGCAAGCGACCACCCAAGCTGTGTCTACAGGGTAAGCAGAGGTTCATTAACTAGTCCGACAGGACAGGGAAAGACACTCCGTCCTTGTGGCGCCTACCGGACCAGATCACTGGCTCCACCACAAACACAGAAGAGCACAGAAGCCCGCCTTCACTGTGGTCCACAGTACAAAGCCAGGCGTCAGACCCCAACTGGTAGAGGCACGACGTGTCCTGACCTTGGCTTCTACATGGAGACTCACCATGCCACCCTGAGGGAGTCAGAGACAGGAAACGGCAGACTGAGACAGTAACAGCTTGGTCTACAGCCGGACAGGAAAAAAAGGACCCATTGGCCGATGGTTTTAAAGAGGAACGTCAACAGATTTAGCCTTGACAACATGCAGCCATCCGTTCATTTAAAACGTGTATTTGTGTAATTTTTTACAAAAGGCAATGTAAGCCATTCAGCAATTGCCATCAGGTCATAGCTCATTCTCAGTTACATCCATGCTTCTTCAAAGTGAATGGAAAAAAATGAGGACGTGAGAGGGCTCCGCAAGAGAGAATACCCGCTGCAGACAAAATAACAGTCATCGACTAGCCCACGGTTCTATTCGTGACCCCTAGGGGTCAGGCTTGTGGGTAAATACAGGCATTGTGTGGCACCTATTACCGCCATTATGTGGAACACCTGAGATCCATATTACGGCCACCAACGGAAATAAACACATACATGAACATAACAGCCCGCGCAACACGGGGATGGACTGCTCTTCCCCCTATCCTTACCAGCGCGGGGATGGGCAGTCTCATTGCTCCAGCAACAATGCTGGGTTTAGCACTACTGTAGGTGTGCAgggagggtgtggtgggggggattaTAGCCAGATGATGCAGCCTGGCAGGTTAGCCCAGCATGGCGCTAgatgacaggggggggggggggttcgaggGGTGGGGAGTGACGGAAGGGGGTATGTGTGGGGCAAGGCCAGACACGGACACAAGGCGGAGCTAGAGGGGTGTCACCTCTTCTCCTGTCCCCCCGTGCCCTGTGGATCTCTGCCCAGAGCCCGCTGTCCTTGCCAATTCTGCCTGCCGAACGTGTGAGGCATTCATAGCGACAACAAAGGCCAGGTTCAGGGGCCCCTGTGGTGGGGTTTTCGAAGGGGGAGCCTCAGCATGCGCGAGGCAGCGGTAGCAGGAGAGGGGCGCTGAGAGCACATCTGGAGGACCGATCTGCCCATACCTAGCGGGCCACCACACaagtcttaacacacacaccacacacacaatatacatttaaccatttacatgtatttatttaaagaCGCTTTCATCCGAAGAGGTCCATGTTGTAACTGCAGCATAACcatcagaagtgcacagttcaAAGTAGTACTTCACTGGATAGTGCTAAGAAACTGTCCGTATATATAACACTTACAACAATTCTGATGGAGTGCAACCATTAACTTCAACAAAATCTTAAGCTTGTAAAAAAAGGCTGGGTGCAGTTCTCCACCGTGTTGCAACCTGTGCTCAAACATGCAGAAAAGGTCAGTGGTCTAATGTATAATTGTTTTAAATTTTATAAAGGATAAACATGCATCCACATGATAAACATGCATccacattttaaaatgttaattACAGATTGAAAATTTACTGAGAAACCTGTTTATAGGGTGTTTTGAGTGTGACATTACCATGAAACCTGATGCaataacactacacacacacacacacttgatttCCTACACACATGAAAATGTGTTTCATATGAGAGCGCCAATTAGTGTCTCTGTTACTGATGCTGAAAGGAAGCAGAAAAGCTCACCTGCCTTAACTTTAAATGTATGTAGATTTGGGCGGGAAACGGCTTAATGAGACACAGGACAAGTATACAATGAGTGTTTTGCATAGGGATTAGAAAACTACTGTTGCAGAAAGTCTAGCCTACATCATTGTTTTATTTCAAGTTCAACCTTTGAACACCAACATGAAGGAGAGGGCCTAGGAACATTATAAAGGGACATTTTCCTGCAGAAAAGAACACAGGGTTTGAGCACAAAGGGGCTGAAGAACAAGTGCCCTGCAATAAAATAAAGTAAGGTCAGCAGACTTCCCATGTGACAGCACACTGCCTTGGATTAGGTGGTGTAAGCCTATTAATGTGGTTTGGACTGGGTggaccaccctgtctccccagtCACTACCCGGCCCACGATTAGCCTGTTAAACTTAGCTATCTAACTCCCCACCCACACAGAAgtattaaacactgcagccctatacaacagcaacaactatTCAGAAAAGGTCCATGTGTCTTATGATGGAAAGTGAAATtaattaaaaataataaaacgtttttaagTCCACTGACAAGATCCAATACATTTTATGATAATACAATCCTGAAATTACACCGAAGGCTATATATTTGAAATGACAGTTAATCATTTTTCTAATGATCAACTTCCTATTAAATTACCTCAAATTGGTGAATGTAGTTCTGATGGAACTATGTTGAATAGTGCTCATCTGTGATGAGTGTATCGAATATTGATTACAATTCTACAGCTATACATTCAGTTTTGCCTTGGGGGTTTTAATTCGTGAAAAGCAACacaattcacaaataaatgtaggctaattaatAAAGGAAACATAATTATGACGAAAGGCATGTGTTCGTATTTTTATAATAACATCTAGCTAGGCTACTGTTAGGCTGTGCAAAAGACTTACGTTGTGGACCTGCATGGTCACTTAACTGATTTGATAAGTGCAACAcatttctcaggcaaatgaaaaGGAATTTGAGCTAAATGTATGTAGGTTATTCATAATTTAAATTATCAAGATGGACAACTGGGTTGTGAAAAATATGTTGTGTACAATTTGTTGCCCAATGTATAGCCTTTAACAATGCAAGGGGTGCAATCTCAAGTGGTGTAACAGACTAAAATGTTTATTGGAAAATGAGCCGCTGAGCAATAGGCTATATATGCTATTAAATAGACAGACACTTATAATTATTAGGCCTTTGCAATTTCATGGCACAAAATGTCTGGCAGTGGGGCAAGAGAACGTAGGGCTATGTTTGATGCTGTTCCATTTAAACGACAAAACGCAATCTACCTTCAAAATTTCTGCAAAAAAAGGGGATTAACATTTCTGTGCTCGGGCCAGAGATTAGCTGGGGGCGCGGGGGTTTTAAATTTCATCATCTGAAGAAACAATGCTTCATTCTTAGTTTCTTCGTCTATTTTCAACGTGAGCGGATATAAAGTGCTTACCTTTACCTCAATATTCGTTTCTGTACTTTAACGGACTCCTATGGGGTGTTGACGCTtcatataaaaaataaacaaattaaaaaaaaattataccaaAAACCGacaacctcctcctctaccaaaTCTTATGCTGGTCACGCGCTGCCACCTTGTGGCCAAAGCGCGCCAACGATCACATAATAGTGTGTTTCCATTTTAAATCTGGTAGAAAGTTCGCTTTTATTCTAGTGGTCAATATGTCAAATCAATAATCAGTTTCAGATCTTGGACAAATTAGATGCTTTAGGCGCTTTAGATGGGGGAAATGGGGTCTGTGAAACACCTTTTTTACGAGAGGCCGAATTGCACGGGGTCCTTCATGAAACACTTCCGTATTCGGCGCGTAATGACGAGTGGGTTACATAAACAGtttttgaaatatattttttaactttATTGACCAGTTGCAACCAGGTCTTCTTAAATTATGGAGATTACAGTATTCACTGTTGATTCCTTTACGAACGAACCTTTCAAAGGCAATCCTGCAGCTGTTTGCCCTCTTACACAGGCAATATGTTTTATAATATATGACTATTGCATGCATAGGCTATTCCAAGCCATTTGATAAATTGTTTCTCCCAACACTGTTGTATGGCATAGGCTAGCCTATCCTACTGTAAGTAGGCTAATCCCAATTCAAAATAGCAATAtctaaacattttttatttcatttgaaTTGTTCTTCTCATTTGCAGTGCCACGAAAAAGGTAATTAGACAACTCTTCTTCCTTGTTTTTTTATGCAGGAGCTGCAGGATGAGGTCTACCAGAAGATAGCTGCTGAGATGAACCTGTCTGAGACAGCCTTCATTACACAGCTTCACCCAACTGATGACTTCACCTCAGGTGGGACTAGCTACTAAGAGGGTTTTCCAACTGGAAAAATACATTACTGATAAAGTTTACggaattctgtgtttgtgtaacatacatggcgaataaaccgaattctgattctgaattatGCAACTtgttctgtcagtctgtcattGATCAGTCATGATATCGTAAGATATGTAGTGGACTTTGAGCGTTCTCTTGGTTGGTTGAACAGTGGTTGGTTATGGCTCTCAAGTACTGTACTTGGTGGTCAGTCCACTTCTGTGCTACCATACATTGCCAGTGAGGTTAATGTTTGTCCTTATCAGGAGCCCGCTTTCGCCTGCGATGGTTCACCCCTGCCAGTGAGGTTCCCCTGTGTGGTCACGCCACCCTGGCCTCCGCTGCTGTGCTCTTCTATAAGAAAAGTATCCATTCATCTGAAATTACTTTTCACAGACTTCAAAGCACCTGCATTAAATGTGTAGTCTATTTGATGGATTTGTCTGAAGTATAGATTAGCAAAGAACAGAAGATATAATTGTGTGTAATAATCATCAAAATTGTGCCACAGAGAAATAATTTTCCTCCTCTGCCAGAGAACAGTAATTCTACAGTGGTGTTTGAGACTTTGAGTGGAGAACTGTATGTTCGCCAGCAGGGAGATTTAATAGTCATGGACTTCCCCCTCGAAAAACCCATACCCCAGGTAGGGCATGGAAATAATGGTTGAACCTCaaaaagcctgtctaaaaacTTGTAATACGGTATGTGTATGTCTTCACCAGGTGGCCAAGGATTTTAAAGACCTTATTAAAGTAAGTCCAACAAGTTGTTTGTAAATGTTATGCTACACATTACAAAAGGTTTTTCTGCATGCattatgtctctctgtgtgtttaaaTAGGCCACAGTGGGAGACCACCCAGTTCAAGAAGTGTTTTTCTGTACCACCATCAAAGAAATACTGATTTGTCTCGATGATACCTGCGACAGgtcagtgtttgtgaatgtgctgatgttgtgtgtgtgtacagggtgttTGTACATcaggggtgtttgtgtgcgtcctCCAGGTCAGCGCTGACCAGCCTGCAGCCAAACCACACAGCCCTGTTAGCTAGTGAGAGCAGTGGAAAGGTAATGGGAGTCACAGTCACAGTGCGTGGAGACCCCGAGTGCCAGGCTGGTTATGACTTCTTCTCCAGAAACTTTGCCCCCTGGTATGGAATCCCTGAGGACCCCGTCACTGGTGTGTGCCTTTATGC contains:
- the LOC134008973 gene encoding phenazine biosynthesis-like domain-containing protein 1 isoform X1, which encodes MEITVFTVDSFTNEPFKGNPAAVCPLTQELQDEVYQKIAAEMNLSETAFITQLHPTDDFTSGARFRLRWFTPASEVPLCGHATLASAAVLFYKKKNSNSTVVFETLSGELYVRQQGDLIVMDFPLEKPIPQVAKDFKDLIKATVGDHPVQEVFFCTTIKEILICLDDTCDRSALTSLQPNHTALLASESSGKVMGVTVTVRGDPECQAGYDFFSRNFAPWYGIPEDPVTGSSHTFLASYWSAKLGKKKMLAYQCSSRGGELRLEVRDDGRVDIAGQAVMILEGTLSL
- the LOC134008973 gene encoding phenazine biosynthesis-like domain-containing protein 2 isoform X2; the protein is MNLSETAFITQLHPTDDFTSGARFRLRWFTPASEVPLCGHATLASAAVLFYKKKNSNSTVVFETLSGELYVRQQGDLIVMDFPLEKPIPQVAKDFKDLIKATVGDHPVQEVFFCTTIKEILICLDDTCDRSALTSLQPNHTALLASESSGKVMGVTVTVRGDPECQAGYDFFSRNFAPWYGIPEDPVTGSSHTFLASYWSAKLGKKKMLAYQCSSRGGELRLEVRDDGRVDIAGQAVMILEGTLSL